The proteins below come from a single Agromyces flavus genomic window:
- a CDS encoding HesA/MoeB/ThiF family protein, giving the protein MAAIDPGARRYARQRVLPGFGTAGQERLAAAHVVVLGAGGLGSAVIPPLAASGIGRITIVDDDRVEVTNLHRQTLHADADVGRPKVDSATDAAALLAPDAALLGLMVRFDEGNADELLADADVVVDGTDDLPTLYVADAAAARAGIPLVWGSAARFFGQVGVSWEARGVSYRDLFPEPPADAGLSCEVDGILPTVCTVTGGLMAGEVLKLLTGIGEPLVGRVAVYDALTGRTREIAYARDPARADAGGHGGVGADESRTPSPEPIHAPIPEIEAPALAVELASGTRPVLLDVREPWEADLAAIPGSTLIPLHELGGRAGELDPAASVVVYCHLGVRSRLAAEHLASIGFARVRNLAGGIDAWSRDVDASVERY; this is encoded by the coding sequence ATGGCGGCCATCGACCCCGGCGCGCGCCGGTACGCGCGGCAGCGGGTGCTGCCCGGCTTCGGCACGGCGGGCCAGGAGCGCCTCGCGGCCGCGCACGTCGTCGTGCTGGGCGCCGGCGGGCTCGGGTCGGCCGTGATCCCTCCCCTCGCGGCATCGGGCATCGGCCGCATCACGATCGTCGACGACGACCGCGTCGAGGTGACCAACCTGCACCGCCAGACGCTGCACGCCGATGCCGACGTCGGCCGTCCGAAGGTCGATTCGGCGACGGATGCCGCGGCGCTCCTCGCTCCCGATGCCGCGCTGCTCGGACTCATGGTCCGATTCGACGAGGGCAACGCCGACGAACTGCTCGCCGACGCCGACGTCGTGGTCGACGGCACCGACGACCTGCCCACCCTGTACGTCGCGGACGCGGCCGCGGCGCGCGCCGGCATCCCGCTGGTGTGGGGCTCTGCGGCACGATTCTTCGGCCAGGTCGGCGTCTCGTGGGAGGCGCGCGGCGTCTCGTACCGCGACCTGTTCCCCGAACCACCGGCCGACGCGGGCCTCAGCTGCGAGGTCGACGGCATCCTGCCCACGGTGTGCACGGTGACCGGGGGGCTCATGGCCGGCGAGGTGCTCAAGCTCCTCACGGGCATCGGCGAACCGCTCGTCGGCCGTGTCGCGGTGTACGACGCGCTCACAGGTCGGACGCGCGAGATCGCCTATGCCCGCGACCCCGCCCGTGCCGACGCCGGTGGTCACGGGGGAGTCGGCGCCGACGAATCCAGAACCCCGAGCCCCGAGCCGATTCACGCGCCGATCCCCGAGATCGAGGCTCCGGCGCTCGCCGTGGAACTCGCATCCGGCACGCGCCCCGTCCTCCTCGACGTTCGGGAGCCGTGGGAGGCCGACCTCGCCGCGATCCCCGGCTCGACGCTGATCCCCCTGCACGAGCTCGGGGGCCGCGCGGGCGAGCTCGACCCCGCGGCATCCGTCGTCGTGTACTGCCATCTCGGCGTGCGCTCGCGCCTGGCGGCCGAGCACCTCGCGTCGATCGGCTTCGCCCGCGTGCGCAACCTGGCGGGCGGCATCGACGCGTGGTCCCGCGACGTCGACGCGAGCGTGGAGCGCTACTGA
- a CDS encoding molybdopterin molybdotransferase MoeA — protein MGERVAVDEHARFVRSLLASLGARPTERVPLDDALGRITASPVESPIPLPPFRNAQMDGFAVRAADVAGASAESSVALPVVGELAAAPGTPEPLIAGTAVRIMTGAPVPDGADAVVPVEDTESARDGATVRIRRSRAAGEYVREAGSDLAAGADVLPAGIRLEPRHLAAAAASGLAELLVRERVRVAVVSTGSELVAPGERLAPGEIPDANGVALVAAVRAAGAVVRHTARVRDDVERLRVELDAAVDAGAELILTSGGISQGAYEVVRELIEPLGAWVGSVAMQPGGPQATGVYRGVPLIGFPGNPVSTQLSFALFVAPSLRAIAGLPPPRSERLPLAEAITSIPGRRQILRGRRTPDGTAAPVGGPGSHLVAALAASDLLIVVPEYVTSLDAGDLVDTVDL, from the coding sequence ATGGGCGAGCGCGTCGCCGTCGACGAGCACGCGCGGTTCGTGCGGTCGCTGCTCGCGTCGCTCGGGGCACGGCCCACCGAGCGGGTGCCGCTCGACGACGCGCTCGGGCGCATCACGGCGTCGCCGGTCGAGTCGCCCATTCCCCTGCCGCCGTTCCGCAACGCGCAGATGGACGGGTTCGCGGTGCGCGCCGCCGACGTGGCGGGCGCGTCGGCCGAGTCATCCGTCGCCCTGCCCGTCGTCGGCGAGCTCGCCGCCGCGCCGGGCACGCCCGAGCCGCTCATCGCGGGGACCGCGGTGCGGATCATGACGGGCGCGCCGGTGCCCGACGGCGCCGACGCGGTCGTCCCCGTCGAGGACACGGAGTCCGCACGGGATGGCGCGACGGTCCGGATCCGCCGATCGCGCGCTGCCGGCGAGTACGTTCGCGAGGCCGGATCCGATCTGGCTGCCGGGGCCGACGTGCTCCCGGCGGGGATCCGGCTGGAGCCGCGGCACCTCGCGGCCGCCGCGGCATCCGGTCTCGCCGAGCTCCTCGTGCGCGAGCGTGTGCGGGTCGCGGTCGTCAGCACGGGCAGCGAACTCGTGGCGCCGGGTGAGCGGCTCGCCCCGGGCGAGATCCCCGACGCGAACGGCGTCGCGCTCGTCGCAGCGGTCCGAGCCGCCGGTGCGGTCGTGCGGCACACGGCGCGCGTGCGCGACGACGTCGAACGGCTCCGCGTCGAGCTCGATGCGGCCGTCGACGCCGGCGCCGAGCTCATCCTGACGAGCGGCGGCATCTCGCAGGGCGCCTACGAGGTCGTCCGCGAGCTCATCGAACCGCTCGGCGCGTGGGTCGGCTCGGTCGCGATGCAGCCCGGCGGGCCGCAGGCGACCGGCGTGTACCGCGGCGTTCCGCTCATCGGCTTCCCGGGCAACCCCGTGAGCACCCAGCTGTCATTCGCGCTGTTCGTCGCCCCCTCGCTGCGGGCCATCGCGGGGCTTCCGCCCCCCCGGTCCGAGCGGCTGCCGCTCGCCGAGGCGATCACCTCCATCCCCGGACGCCGGCAGATCCTGCGCGGCCGGCGCACCCCCGACGGCACCGCCGCGCCCGTCGGCGGACCGGGATCCCACCTCGTCGCCGCGCTCGCGGCATCCGACCTGCTCATCGTCGTGCCCGAGTACGTCACGTCGCTCGACGCCGGCGATCTCGTCGATACCGTGGACCTATGA
- the moaCB gene encoding bifunctional molybdenum cofactor biosynthesis protein MoaC/MoaB produces the protein MSSLTHLDDDGRARMVDVGGKPVTHRVAIAEGRLDTTPEVVELVRSDRLKKADVLPTARIAGIAGAKRTSELIPLAHIVPLDAVSIDFGFEDAAVTIRATASTTAKTGIEMEALTAVAIAGLTLHDMVKAVDPAARLGGIRLVEKRGGKRGVWRADDAAPGAAENESDEAPTDAAPSRRAIVLVASTRAAAGTAADETGPVIARWLAGHGLDVDAPRVVADAEIAEALRTAVAERPAVILTTGGTGVNPHDRTPEATRAVLDQELPGVAEAIRADGRAATPTAAVSRALAGLAGRTIIVNLPGSRGGVADGLAVLDGLLPHLLDQVAGGDHAPRGGRHPRADAAVEPGHEAHGASRPGPAAERETGHGEADRLEHGGAPHA, from the coding sequence ATGAGCTCGCTCACGCACCTCGACGACGACGGCCGCGCTCGCATGGTCGACGTCGGCGGCAAGCCCGTCACCCACCGCGTCGCGATCGCCGAGGGTCGACTCGACACGACGCCCGAGGTCGTCGAGCTCGTGCGCAGCGACCGGCTGAAGAAGGCCGACGTGCTGCCCACCGCCCGCATCGCCGGCATCGCGGGCGCCAAGCGGACCAGCGAGCTCATCCCGCTCGCGCACATCGTGCCGCTCGATGCGGTGTCGATCGACTTCGGCTTCGAGGACGCGGCGGTCACGATCCGCGCGACGGCGTCGACCACCGCGAAGACCGGCATCGAGATGGAGGCGCTCACGGCCGTCGCGATCGCCGGACTCACCCTGCACGACATGGTCAAGGCCGTCGACCCGGCGGCTCGGCTCGGGGGGATCCGCCTCGTCGAGAAGCGCGGCGGCAAGCGCGGCGTGTGGCGGGCCGATGACGCGGCGCCGGGTGCGGCCGAGAACGAGTCCGACGAAGCGCCGACCGATGCCGCGCCGTCGCGCCGCGCCATCGTGCTCGTCGCCTCCACTCGCGCCGCCGCGGGCACCGCGGCCGACGAGACCGGTCCCGTGATCGCCCGCTGGCTCGCCGGGCACGGCCTCGACGTCGACGCGCCCCGCGTGGTCGCCGACGCCGAGATCGCCGAGGCGCTGCGCACCGCGGTCGCCGAGCGGCCCGCCGTGATCCTCACCACGGGTGGCACGGGCGTGAACCCCCACGACCGCACGCCCGAGGCCACGCGCGCCGTGCTCGACCAGGAGCTTCCCGGGGTCGCCGAGGCGATCCGCGCCGACGGTCGCGCCGCGACGCCGACCGCGGCGGTGAGCCGCGCGCTCGCCGGGCTCGCGGGTCGCACGATCATCGTCAACCTGCCGGGTTCGCGCGGCGGCGTCGCCGACGGGCTCGCGGTGCTCGACGGGCTGCTCCCGCACCTGCTCGACCAGGTCGCGGGCGGCGACCACGCCCCGCGCGGCGGGAGGCACCCGCGAGCGGATGCCGCGGTCGAGCCCGGGCATGAGGCGCACGGCGCGTCCAGGCCGGGACCGGCCGCCGAGCGCGAGACGGGGCACGGCGAGGCGGACCGGCTCGAGCACGGGGGTGCCCCGCATGCCTGA
- a CDS encoding molybdenum cofactor biosynthesis protein MoaE, translated as MPEPEVLAVVTNEVLDRAAIEAFVRSPQDGALVTFEGVIRDHDHGEAVTALDYEAHPDAERFLRETCAEVARETGLRVAAAHRVGALTIGDVALVASVAAPHRAEAFAACALLVDRIKERTPIWKRQHLAGGTTEWVNL; from the coding sequence ATGCCTGAGCCCGAGGTCCTCGCCGTCGTCACGAACGAGGTGCTCGACCGCGCGGCCATCGAAGCGTTCGTCCGGTCGCCACAGGATGGCGCGCTCGTCACGTTCGAGGGCGTGATCCGCGACCACGATCACGGCGAGGCCGTCACGGCGCTCGACTACGAGGCCCACCCCGACGCCGAGCGGTTCCTGCGCGAGACCTGTGCCGAGGTCGCCCGCGAGACCGGGCTGCGGGTGGCGGCCGCGCACCGCGTCGGCGCGCTGACCATCGGGGATGTCGCGCTCGTGGCATCCGTCGCCGCCCCGCACCGGGCCGAGGCGTTCGCGGCGTGCGCGCTGCTCGTCGATCGCATCAAGGAGCGCACGCCGATCTGGAAGCGGCAGCACCTCGCCGGCGGCACCACGGAGTGGGTCAACCTCTGA
- a CDS encoding MoaD/ThiS family protein, producing MADTATTTTTTVLVRYFAAAAEAAGVEEERIVVADPDAATVGALRDLLVARYGPAMSRVVANGSFLVDGVVRRDPAAPLGAQVDVLPPFAGG from the coding sequence GTGGCTGACACCGCGACGACGACGACCACGACGGTGCTCGTGCGGTACTTCGCCGCGGCGGCGGAGGCCGCGGGCGTCGAGGAGGAACGGATCGTTGTGGCCGACCCGGATGCCGCGACCGTCGGCGCGCTGCGCGACCTGCTCGTCGCGCGCTACGGGCCGGCGATGTCGCGCGTCGTCGCGAACGGGTCGTTCCTGGTCGACGGCGTCGTGCGTCGCGATCCGGCCGCGCCGCTCGGTGCGCAGGTCGACGTGCTGCCGCCCTTCGCCGGCGGCTGA
- the moaA gene encoding GTP 3',8-cyclase MoaA has product MSTLALGMPSVRRSPSEAPSVDGRPDVPGLVDRFGRVAHDLRISITSACSLRCTYCMPAEGLPVIPRDELLSPGEIARLVGIGVRDLGIREVRFTGGEPLTRPDLVEIVRQSARAAPGTQLSVTTNGIGLDRRAEGLREAGLTRVNVSLDTLDREHFTRLTRRDRLPAVLAGIAGALRAGLGPVKINAVLMRETLHDAPALLAWAIEHGCRLRFIEQMPLDADEAWRRDNMVDAAELLAELGARFALEPVGREDPAAPAEEWLVDGGPDTVGIIASVTRPFCGACDRTRLTAEGSVRSCLFGDDETDLRAMLRSGASDAELADRWRAAMWGKKAGHGIDDLDFVRPVRTMGGIGG; this is encoded by the coding sequence ATGAGCACGCTCGCGCTCGGGATGCCGTCCGTGCGGCGGTCGCCCTCCGAGGCGCCGTCGGTCGACGGACGTCCCGACGTGCCCGGGCTCGTCGACCGCTTCGGTCGCGTCGCGCACGACCTGCGCATCTCGATCACGTCGGCCTGCTCGCTGCGCTGCACCTATTGCATGCCGGCCGAGGGCCTGCCCGTCATCCCGCGCGACGAATTGCTCTCGCCGGGCGAGATCGCCCGGCTCGTGGGCATCGGGGTCCGCGACCTCGGGATCCGCGAGGTCCGCTTCACGGGCGGCGAGCCGCTGACGCGTCCCGACCTCGTCGAGATCGTGCGGCAGTCCGCGCGTGCGGCACCCGGTACGCAGCTGTCGGTGACGACGAACGGCATCGGCCTCGACCGCCGGGCTGAGGGGCTGCGCGAGGCCGGGCTCACTCGCGTGAACGTCTCGCTCGACACGCTCGACCGCGAGCACTTCACCCGCCTCACTCGTCGCGACCGCCTTCCCGCGGTGCTCGCCGGCATCGCAGGTGCGCTCCGCGCCGGCCTCGGCCCCGTCAAGATCAACGCCGTGCTCATGCGCGAGACGCTCCACGACGCACCGGCGCTCCTCGCGTGGGCGATCGAGCACGGCTGCCGGCTTCGCTTCATCGAGCAGATGCCGCTCGACGCAGACGAAGCCTGGCGGCGCGACAACATGGTCGATGCAGCCGAACTGCTCGCCGAGCTCGGCGCACGATTCGCACTCGAACCGGTCGGCCGCGAGGATCCGGCGGCTCCCGCCGAGGAGTGGCTCGTCGACGGCGGACCCGACACGGTCGGCATCATCGCATCGGTCACGCGCCCGTTCTGCGGCGCGTGCGATCGCACCCGCCTCACGGCCGAGGGTTCGGTGCGCTCGTGCCTGTTCGGCGACGACGAGACCGACCTGCGTGCGATGCTCCGCTCGGGCGCGTCGGATGCCGAGCTCGCCGACCGGTGGCGCGCGGCGATGTGGGGCAAGAAGGCCGGGCACGGCATCGACGACCTCGACTTCGTGCGACCGGTCCGGACCATGGGAGGCATCGGTGGCTGA
- a CDS encoding NTP transferase domain-containing protein — MTRLNAVILAGGRAERLGGASKPDLVVGGRRLLDTAIAAARRAGCERIVVVGPPELEAPGCLVVREEPPFGGPVAGLAAGIAALDGADHRADVVVLASDLPDAEAAVALLLAGRADAPAADGVCLIDRSGRSQWLTAVYARAALARAFDELTEPDGDPARLHGTAMRRLAASVHLTLVTDDGTTRDIDTWSDLAEARHTTGGTTMNESQHPEVLDEWVAEAAPLLGLDPADVPIGTLLELARRAAHGVARPAAPVTTFLLGLAVGSGRPDDVESLADRLGALAEQRGGGGGGTAL; from the coding sequence ATGACGCGGCTGAACGCCGTGATCCTCGCCGGCGGGCGCGCCGAGCGGCTCGGCGGTGCGAGCAAGCCCGACCTCGTCGTCGGCGGCCGGCGCCTGCTCGACACCGCGATCGCGGCCGCGCGCAGGGCGGGATGCGAGCGCATCGTCGTCGTCGGCCCGCCCGAGCTCGAGGCGCCCGGATGCCTCGTGGTGCGTGAGGAGCCGCCGTTCGGCGGCCCCGTGGCGGGCCTGGCCGCGGGCATCGCGGCCCTCGACGGCGCCGACCACAGAGCCGACGTCGTCGTCCTCGCGTCGGACCTCCCGGACGCCGAGGCGGCGGTCGCGCTGCTCCTCGCCGGGCGGGCCGACGCGCCCGCGGCCGACGGCGTGTGCCTCATCGACCGGTCGGGACGGTCCCAGTGGCTGACCGCGGTGTACGCGCGTGCGGCGCTCGCGCGTGCGTTCGATGAGCTGACGGAACCCGACGGAGACCCCGCGAGGCTGCATGGCACGGCGATGCGGCGGCTCGCGGCATCCGTGCACCTGACCCTCGTCACCGACGACGGGACGACCCGCGATATCGACACGTGGAGCGACCTCGCCGAGGCTCGCCACACGACAGGAGGAACCACGATGAACGAATCCCAGCACCCCGAGGTGCTCGATGAGTGGGTCGCCGAGGCCGCTCCGCTCCTGGGCCTCGACCCGGCCGACGTGCCGATCGGGACGCTGCTCGAGCTCGCGCGTCGCGCCGCACACGGCGTGGCACGCCCCGCGGCGCCCGTCACGACGTTCCTGCTCGGACTCGCGGTCGGGTCGGGCCGGCCCGACGACGTGGAGTCGCTCGCGGATCGGCTCGGCGCACTCGCCGAACAGCGCGGAGGGGGCGGCGGCGGTACGGCACTGTGA
- a CDS encoding molybdopterin molybdotransferase MoeA translates to MPSFSPASGAGASVSVDAHLERVLAGVAPLARVERVPLADGSGRTLASSVDSRVDLPGFDNSAMDGYAVRRADVATATPLHPVVLDVVADLPAGSDADPVVGPGQAAHIMTGAPIPEGADAVVPIELTDGGTARVSIGAPPQAGHHIRRRAEDLSAGDRVLEAGVVLDARRVAAAAAAGLAELPVAGLPRVAVVATGSELVEPGGPLGRGRIHDSNSLLLAALVAEAGGLVSERLRLPDDPELLRDWIEGREPCDLVVFAGGVSVGAHDVVRHVLADLGTVDFARVAMQPGKPQAFGTLPGGTPVFGLPGNPVSVAVSFEAFVRPALQRLLGRHDVVRPTWPAIAEIGWSSPARRRQYMPVALRVRHGRVLARPASPGGAGSHLAAGLAAADGFAIVPELVVDVSAGDLVEVTVTR, encoded by the coding sequence ATGCCGTCCTTCTCGCCGGCGTCGGGTGCCGGGGCCTCCGTGTCGGTGGACGCGCACCTCGAGCGCGTCCTCGCCGGCGTCGCGCCGCTCGCACGGGTCGAGCGGGTGCCGCTCGCGGATGGGTCGGGACGCACGCTCGCGTCATCCGTCGACTCCCGCGTCGACCTGCCGGGGTTCGACAACTCGGCGATGGACGGCTACGCCGTCCGACGAGCGGATGTCGCGACGGCGACGCCGCTCCACCCGGTCGTGCTCGACGTCGTGGCCGACCTGCCTGCGGGCTCCGATGCGGATCCGGTCGTCGGCCCGGGTCAGGCGGCGCACATCATGACCGGGGCGCCGATTCCCGAGGGCGCCGATGCCGTCGTGCCGATCGAGCTGACGGATGGCGGAACCGCGCGGGTCTCGATCGGCGCCCCACCGCAGGCCGGTCACCACATCCGCCGCCGTGCCGAGGACCTCAGCGCCGGCGACCGCGTCCTCGAGGCGGGCGTCGTGCTCGACGCGCGACGGGTCGCCGCGGCGGCCGCGGCCGGACTGGCCGAGCTGCCGGTCGCGGGGCTGCCGCGCGTCGCGGTGGTGGCGACGGGCAGCGAGCTGGTCGAACCCGGCGGCCCGCTCGGGCGCGGACGCATCCACGACTCCAACTCGCTCCTGCTCGCGGCGCTCGTCGCCGAGGCGGGCGGCCTCGTCTCCGAACGGCTCCGGCTCCCCGACGATCCCGAGCTCCTGCGCGACTGGATCGAGGGTCGTGAGCCGTGCGACCTCGTGGTCTTCGCCGGCGGCGTGAGCGTGGGTGCGCACGACGTGGTGCGGCACGTGCTCGCGGACCTCGGCACGGTCGACTTCGCACGCGTCGCCATGCAGCCCGGCAAGCCGCAGGCGTTCGGCACGCTGCCCGGCGGCACGCCCGTGTTCGGCCTGCCCGGCAACCCCGTGAGCGTCGCGGTGTCGTTCGAGGCGTTCGTGAGGCCCGCACTGCAGCGCCTGCTCGGTCGCCACGACGTGGTGCGCCCCACCTGGCCCGCCATCGCCGAGATCGGATGGTCCTCCCCCGCCCGTCGTCGCCAGTACATGCCCGTCGCCCTCAGGGTGCGTCACGGCCGGGTGCTGGCGCGACCGGCCTCGCCCGGCGGCGCGGGCTCGCACCTTGCGGCAGGGCTCGCGGCAGCCGATGGGTTCGCGATCGTGCCCGAGCTCGTCGTGGACGTCTCCGCGGGCGACCTCGTCGAGGTGACGGTCACGCGATGA
- a CDS encoding sulfite oxidase-like oxidoreductase, translated as MSFITRGFTGRGRERDDRLPPGQTLVADFPVLSAGPTPDIDTADWAFTIRTESGTDHTWSWDELMALPIEDVTTDIHCVTHWSKLGTGWRGVALDTLFDGVETDYEYTMAHSYGGYTTNVPLEDLLDGKAWIAFEFDGEPLDPEHGGPARLLVPHLYFWKSAKWVRGLTMMEDDEPGFWEQNGYHLRGDPWKEERYW; from the coding sequence ATGTCGTTCATCACGAGGGGTTTCACCGGTCGCGGCCGCGAGCGCGATGACCGATTGCCGCCCGGGCAGACGCTCGTCGCGGACTTCCCAGTGCTCTCCGCCGGGCCGACGCCCGACATCGACACGGCGGATTGGGCGTTCACGATCCGCACCGAGTCGGGCACCGATCACACGTGGTCGTGGGATGAGCTCATGGCGTTGCCGATCGAGGACGTCACGACCGACATCCATTGCGTCACGCACTGGTCGAAGCTCGGCACCGGATGGCGCGGGGTCGCCCTCGACACGCTCTTCGACGGCGTCGAGACCGACTACGAGTACACGATGGCGCACAGCTACGGCGGGTACACGACGAACGTGCCGCTCGAGGACCTGCTCGACGGCAAGGCCTGGATCGCGTTCGAGTTCGACGGCGAACCGCTCGACCCCGAGCACGGCGGTCCCGCGCGGCTGCTCGTGCCGCACCTCTACTTCTGGAAGAGCGCGAAGTGGGTTCGCGGGCTCACGATGATGGAGGACGACGAGCCCGGGTTCTGGGAGCAGAACGGGTACCACCTGCGGGGCGACCCCTGGAAGGAGGAGCGGTACTGGTGA
- a CDS encoding ferredoxin reductase → MPRAGWHVATVAATRRETPNAARIELDVDGWPGNAAGQHLDVRLTAPDGYTATRSYSIASSGPSTRVVLAVDKLPDGEVSPFLVDALQAGDQLEVHGPLGAFFVWRPAAESGEDRPVQLIAGGSGVVPLYAMAQAHADRGDPTPFRLLYSVRTPDDVYFADEWRALAEASAPLELDYVYTRRAPDGWSTPPARITREALESAVVPASERPRVFVCGSTGFVERVADWLVELGHEPRSIRTERYGGT, encoded by the coding sequence GTGCCGCGCGCCGGATGGCACGTCGCCACGGTCGCGGCCACGCGCCGCGAGACGCCGAACGCGGCCCGCATCGAGCTCGACGTCGACGGATGGCCCGGCAACGCGGCCGGACAGCACCTCGACGTCCGGCTGACCGCGCCCGACGGCTACACCGCGACGCGGTCGTACTCGATCGCGTCGTCGGGCCCCTCGACGCGCGTCGTGCTCGCCGTCGACAAGCTGCCCGACGGCGAGGTGTCGCCGTTCCTCGTCGACGCGCTGCAGGCGGGCGACCAACTCGAGGTGCACGGGCCGCTCGGCGCGTTCTTCGTGTGGCGCCCCGCCGCGGAGTCGGGAGAGGACCGACCCGTGCAGCTCATCGCGGGCGGCTCCGGGGTCGTGCCGCTCTACGCGATGGCGCAGGCGCACGCCGACCGCGGTGATCCGACGCCGTTCCGCCTGCTCTACTCGGTCCGCACGCCCGACGACGTCTACTTCGCCGACGAATGGCGCGCGCTCGCCGAGGCATCCGCGCCGCTCGAACTGGACTACGTGTACACGCGGCGCGCGCCCGACGGCTGGTCGACGCCGCCCGCGCGCATCACGCGCGAGGCGCTCGAGTCGGCGGTCGTGCCGGCCTCCGAGCGGCCGCGCGTGTTCGTCTGCGGCTCGACCGGTTTCGTGGAGCGCGTCGCCGACTGGCTCGTCGAGCTCGGGCACGAGCCGCGATCCATCCGCACCGAACGCTACGGAGGCACGTGA
- a CDS encoding DUF6510 family protein: protein MTGHLDGNALAGPLADFFSFDVTTATGRCRACGTIAELARAMVYVSGAGTVVRCSTCDNVLAVLVDTGDRAWIDFAGVTAIEVRR from the coding sequence ATGACCGGCCACCTCGACGGCAACGCGCTCGCCGGACCGCTCGCCGACTTCTTCTCGTTCGACGTCACGACCGCGACCGGGCGCTGCCGGGCCTGCGGCACGATCGCTGAGCTCGCGCGCGCAATGGTCTACGTCAGCGGCGCCGGCACGGTGGTGCGCTGCTCGACGTGCGACAACGTCCTCGCGGTGCTCGTCGACACCGGCGACCGCGCCTGGATCGACTTCGCGGGGGTCACCGCGATCGAGGTTCGCCGCTAG
- a CDS encoding dihydrofolate reductase family protein produces the protein MKPLRYSINVTLDGCVHHEAGLAPDEESMRYWTAEMERADAVLFGRTTYEMMESAWRLPATGTWPDWMREWEIPFAEAIDRTKKYVVSSTLSAVDWNAELVGDDLAATVRRLKEEPGEGLSVGGVTLPRALADLGLIDEYVFVVQPLVAGHGPTLLAGLRERLQLELVDRHEFRSGVVALHYRPTSSSST, from the coding sequence ATGAAACCACTTCGATACTCGATCAACGTCACGCTCGACGGCTGCGTCCATCACGAGGCAGGGCTCGCCCCTGATGAGGAGTCGATGCGCTACTGGACCGCTGAGATGGAACGAGCCGATGCCGTGCTGTTCGGCCGCACGACCTACGAGATGATGGAGTCGGCATGGCGGCTGCCGGCCACGGGCACGTGGCCGGACTGGATGCGGGAGTGGGAGATCCCGTTCGCCGAGGCCATCGACCGGACGAAGAAGTACGTCGTGTCGAGCACGCTGAGCGCGGTCGATTGGAATGCCGAGCTGGTGGGAGACGATCTGGCGGCAACGGTCCGGCGGCTCAAGGAGGAGCCCGGCGAGGGCCTGTCCGTGGGTGGCGTGACGCTCCCTCGGGCGTTGGCGGATCTGGGACTGATCGACGAGTACGTGTTCGTGGTGCAGCCGCTCGTTGCGGGGCACGGCCCGACGTTGCTCGCCGGACTCCGCGAACGTCTCCAGCTCGAGCTCGTGGATCGCCACGAGTTCCGATCGGGAGTGGTGGCCCTGCACTACCGCCCCACGAGCAGCAGCTCGACGTAA
- a CDS encoding DUF503 domain-containing protein, with amino-acid sequence MWIGWIEFDLLLGDVHSLKEKRGVLRPLIAELRRATEASVAEVGDQDLHRRARLGVAVTAAGADRVTDVLDRAERLVAAHPEFTLLSARRRLHRSDDD; translated from the coding sequence GTGTGGATCGGGTGGATCGAGTTCGACCTGCTGCTCGGCGACGTGCACTCGCTGAAAGAGAAGCGCGGGGTGCTGCGACCACTGATCGCAGAGCTCCGGCGGGCCACCGAGGCATCCGTCGCCGAGGTCGGTGACCAGGACCTGCACCGCCGCGCTCGTCTCGGCGTGGCCGTGACGGCGGCCGGTGCCGATCGCGTGACCGACGTGCTCGACCGGGCCGAGCGGCTCGTCGCGGCGCACCCCGAGTTCACGCTGCTGTCGGCGCGCCGGCGGCTCCATCGCAGCGACGACGACTGA